One Ochotona princeps isolate mOchPri1 chromosome 7, mOchPri1.hap1, whole genome shotgun sequence genomic window carries:
- the TRMT10A gene encoding tRNA methyltransferase 10 homolog A: MSSEMSPAFTEPSSVERKEDLSEGQEESQKPRAGEGAESMSKRQMKKLIKQKQWEEQRELRKQKRKEKRKRKKLERQCQLDSNSDGSDRKRVRRHAVHSTLRLVIDCSFDNLMVLKDIKKLHKQIQRCYAENRRAPHPVQFYLTSHGGQLKKNMDENDKGWVNWKDIQIKPEHYTELIKKEDLIYLTSDSPNILKELDESKAYVIGGLVDHNHHKGITYKQASDYGIDHAQLPLGHFVKMNSRKVLAVNHVFEIILEYLESRDWQEAFFTILPQRKGAVPTDRTCESSSHGEQSAQAEGGWDSDSSEGEDGRNELDSPNTEDKQDKETSSESTVSAAPH, from the exons ATGTCATCTGAAATGTCACCAGCATTTACTGAGCCTTCTAGtgttgaaagaaaggaagacttAAGTGAAGGTCAAGAggagagccagaagccaagagcaggtGAAGGGGCTGAATCAATGTCGAAACGACAAATGAAGAAACTAATAAAACAGAAACAgtgggaggaacagagagagctcCGCAA ACAAAAGCGGAAAGAAAAAcgcaagagaaaaaaattagagcGACAGTGTCAACTAGACTCAAACTCTGATGGAAGTGACAGAAAACGTGTGCGAAGACATGCTGTTCACAGCACACTCCGCCTTGTCATTGACTGTAGTTTTGATAACTTGATGGTATTAAAG GACATTAAAAAGCTTCATAAGCAGATTCAGCGATGTTACGCAGAAAACCGGCGGGCCCCACACCCTGTGCAG TTTTACTTAACGAGCCATGGAGGCCAGCTGAAAAAGAATATGGATGAAAATGACAAAGGATGGGTCAACTGGAAG GATATCCAAATCAAACCAGAACACTATACTGAGCTCATAAAGAAAGAAGACTTGATTTATCTGACATCAGATTCACCTAATATACTGAAGGAATTAGATGAATCAAAGGCATATGTGATTGGAGGACTAGTAGATCACAACCATCACAAG GGAATCACGTATAAACAAGCATCAGATTATGGAATCGATCATGCACAGCTCCCCCTTGGACATTTTGTGAAGATGAATAGTCGGAAAGTTTTGGCAGTTAATCATG TGTTTGAGATTATTCTAGAATACCTGGAATCAAGAGATTGGCAAGAAGCATTTTTTACTATCTTACCCCAAAGGAAAGGAGCTGTTCCTACAGATAGAACATGTGAAAGTTCTTCCCATGGCGAGCAGTCTGCCCAGGCTGAAGGTGGATGGGACAGTGATTCCAGTGAAGGAGAGGATGGCAGAAATGAACTAGATTCACCAAACACAGAAGACAAACAGGATAAGGAAACCAGCTCTGAGTCTACCGTGAGTGCTGCACCACACTGA